The proteins below are encoded in one region of Silene latifolia isolate original U9 population chromosome 2, ASM4854445v1, whole genome shotgun sequence:
- the LOC141634910 gene encoding uncharacterized protein LOC141634910, with the protein MAVVSNKILSELSKLEPLHGMNYKRWSQKLLMYFEQLEIDYVLFSDPPAAVTATSVESTPPSSNAVKSNEETIKKHDKDNKTAKFHLLTHMSNTLFDLFSVHKSAKTIWELLEKKYGADDAGKKKYVVGQWLGFQMVDDKPIMEQVHVYENLCADVTNEGMKLDEIFLANVLLEKFPPSWNEYRNHLKHKKKDLSLQELVGHMRIEEANHPKDKSMLLDGECVYMGNSSSCYHPSKGKIFLKLTSGKTLALNNVLLGHVNVDSIKKLKSMSLIPSLSSETHEKCPSCVEAKFAKKPSRPVTTRQTSLLELIHTDLTDFKNTMSRGGKHYYVTFIDDFYRYTKVYLLRNKSEAEDMFIKFKTEVENQLDRKIKRVRSDRGGEYGSGYLVDFCEKNDDMWGEAVLSTCHILNRVPHNKLDKTPYEMWKGYAPNLSYLKVWGCLAKVGLPSFKRPTIGPKTYDCVFIGYAQNSSAYRFMSLSDSLYLEARDALSF; encoded by the exons ATGGCTGTCGTCTCAAACAAAATCCTGTCTGAATTGTCGAAATTGGAACCCTTACACGGTATGAACTACAAAAGATGGTCTCAGAAACTGCTTATGTATTTTGAACAATTAGAAATCGACTATGTTTTATTTTCTGACCCTCCTGCCGCTGTTACCGCTACTAGTGTAGAATCTACCCCACCTTCGTCTAATGCTGTTAAGTCGAATGAGGAGACTATTAAGAAACATGATAAGGATAACAAAACTGCTAAGTTCCATCTCCTTACTCATATGTCGAATACCCTCTTTGATTTATTCTCGGTCCATAAATCTGCTAAGACTATATGGGAATTGTTAGAGAAAAAATATGGGGCTGACGATGCGGGTAAGAAAAAATATGTTGTCGGGCAGTGGCTTGGGTTTCAAATGGTAGATGACAAACCAATTATGGAGCAAGTTCATGTTTATGAGAACTTGTGTGCTGATGTCACTAATGAGGGAATGAAACTAGATGAAATTTTCTTGGCTAATGTTTTGCTAGAAAAATTTCCCCCTTCCTGGAATGAGTATAGGAACCATTTGAAACATAAGAAAAAAGATTTGTCCCTTCAAGAGCTAGTAGGCCACATGAGGATCGAAGAAGCTAATCATCCGAAAGATAAGTCG ATGTTGCTTGATGGTGAATGTGTCTACATGGGTAACTCTTCTTCTTGTTATCACCcaagcaaaggcaagatctttctcaaactaacCTCAGGGAAAACTCTTGCTTTAAATAATGTTTT attaggtcatgtgaatgttgattCGATTAAAAAGCTCAAATCTATGTCGCTTATTCCTTCGTTATCTTCAGAAACTCATGAGAAGTGTCCTAGTTGTGTCGAGGCCAAATTTGCTAAGAAACCTAGTAGACCTGTTACAACTAGAcaaacgagtcttcttgagttaattcacaccgacctaacTGACTTCAAAAACACTATGAGCAGAGGTGGTAAACATTATTATGTCACTTTTATTGATGATTTTTATAGATATACCAAAGTATATTTGCTTAGAAATAAAAGTGAAGCTGAGGACATGTTTATAAAGTTCAAAACTGAGGTAGAAAATCAGCTTGATAGGAAGATTAAAAGAGTCAGGTCCGATCGAGGAGGAGAGTATGGCTCTGGTTATTTAGTAGATTTTTGTGAGAAAAATG acgatatgtggggggaagcagTGCTTTCAacttgtcatattcttaacaggGTACCTCATAATAAACTAGACAAGACAccctatgagatgtggaaaggttaTGCTCCAAACTTAAGTTACCTTaaagtgtgggggtgtttggctaaagtaggCTTACCTAGCTTTAAGAGGCCAACCATTGGACCTAAGACTTATGACTGTGTTTTCATTGGTTATGCTCAAAACAGTTCTGCTTATAGGTTCATGTCTTTAAGTGACAGTCTATATCTCGAGGCTAGAGATGCTTTGAGTTTTTGA
- the LOC141642354 gene encoding putative inactive cadmium/zinc-transporting ATPase HMA3: MLLALSFLKYVYHPLQWLAVTAVVVGVRPILTRGVVALRNFTLDVNILMIIAVICTIIMRDYTEAGTIVFLFTIAEWLESRASHKATAVMSSLLSMAPQKATIAETGEVVNVEDVKLNTVVAVKSGDMIPVDGLVMDGTCEVDEKTLTGESYPDPKQKDSIVWAGTVNVNGYISVKTTALAEDSAVVELLWHAAVALISLGVVPILLKAHNLRHWFYLALVVLVSAWACAN; the protein is encoded by the exons ATGCTTCTGGCATTGTCGTTTTTGAAGTATGTATACCATCCTTTGCAATGGCTAGCTGTTACTGCTGTTGTAGTTGGTGTTCGGCCTATTTTAACAAGGGGAGTAGTTGCACTTCGTAATTTCACTCTTGATGTTAACATTCTTATGATCATAGCAG TGATATGTACAATAATTATGAGGGATTATACAGAGGCCGGCACTATCGTTTTCCTTTTCACAATTGCAGAATGGCTTGAATCGAGGGCCAGTCATAAG GCAACAGCAGTGATGTCATCACTTTTGAGCATGGCACCACAGAAAGCCACTATAGCAGAAACAGGAGAAGTAGTAAACGTAGAAGATGTTAAGTTGAATACCGTTGTAGCCGTCAAATCTGGTGATATGATACCCGTTGATGGGTTGGTTATGGATGGAACCTGTGAAGTAGATGAGAAGACATTAACCGGGGAATCCTATCCTGATCCCAAGCAAAAGGATTCTATTGTTTGGGCTGGAACTGTCAATGTAAATG GTTACATCAGTGTAAAGACGACTGCCCTTGCTGAAGATAGTGCAGTTGTGGAATTGCTATGGCATGCAGCTGTTGCATTGATCTCTCTTGGCGTCGTTCCTATCCTATTAAAAGCTCATAACCTAAGACATTGGTTTTACCTGGCATTGGTGGTTTTAGTTAGCGCATGGGCATGCGCTAACTAA
- the LOC141642355 gene encoding uncharacterized protein LOC141642355 isoform X1, giving the protein MFFFLMFLTTVRTSKLHDIRNAWQSGWWPVKVVLLVIAMTSSFFIPSEFIHLYGEFARIGAGVFLALQLISVIEFIAWWNKYWMPDEKTKQSCSLGLLMSTVLYAASVCGVGMLYILYVPRSSCTLNIFFIVWTGVLLLVMMLVSLDSKVNRGLLSSGLMASYVVFLSWSAIRSEPAEDKCSPQKEMNGHYDWITIISFFFGLCAIVMATFSTGIDSESFQFRKDIVQEEDDIPYNYGFFHLVFSLGAMYFAMLFINWNLNSSTRKWSIDVGWASTWVKIINEWLAAAIYKV; this is encoded by the exons AT GTTTTTCTTCTTAATGTTTCTGACAACAGTCAGAACAAGCAAGCTACATGACATTCGCAATGCTTGGCAATCTGGATGGTGGCCGGTAAAAGTTGTCCTTTTAGTTATAGCCATGACATCTTCCTTCTTCATCCCTTCCGAATTCATTCATTTATATG GTGAATTTGCTCGTATAGGTGCAGG GGTTTTTCTTGCTCTCCAACTTATTAGCGTGATTGAGTTTATAGCGTGGTGGAACAAGTACTGGATGCCGGATGAGAAAACTAAGCAAAG CTGCTCCCTTGGATTATTAATGTCGACAGTGCTCTATGCAGCGTCTGTGTGTGGAGTCGGGATGTTGTACATCCTGTATGTCCCGAGATCCTCCTGCACCCTCAATATATTTTTCATTGTCTGGACAGGAGTTTTGCTTCTTGTAATGATGCTTGTATCGTTAGATTCAAAG GTGAACAGAGGTCTTTTATCTTCTGGTCTCATGGCCTCTTATGTCGTCTTCCTTTCTTGGTCTGCCATCCGAAG TGAGCCAGCTGAGGATAAATGCAGTCCGCAGAAGGAAATGAACGGACATTATGATTGGATTACTATAATT AGTTTCTTCTTTGGACTTTGCGCAATTGTGATGGCTACTTTTTCAACAGGGATCGATTCTGAGTCTTTTCAG TTCCGCAAAGATATAGTACAAGAAGAGGATGATATTCCTTACAACTATGGCTTCTTCCACCTGGTATTTTCGTTGGGTGCTATGTATTTTGCAATGTTATTCATTAATTGGAACCTCAACAGCTCTACCAGAAA GTGGAGTATTGATGTCGGATGGGCAAGTACATGGGTTAAAATCATCAATGAGTGGCTAGCAGCTGCCATATACA AGGTTTGA
- the LOC141642355 gene encoding uncharacterized protein LOC141642355 isoform X2 codes for MVAGKSCPFSYSHDIFLLHPFRIHSFIWVFLALQLISVIEFIAWWNKYWMPDEKTKQSCSLGLLMSTVLYAASVCGVGMLYILYVPRSSCTLNIFFIVWTGVLLLVMMLVSLDSKVNRGLLSSGLMASYVVFLSWSAIRSEPAEDKCSPQKEMNGHYDWITIISFFFGLCAIVMATFSTGIDSESFQFRKDIVQEEDDIPYNYGFFHLVFSLGAMYFAMLFINWNLNSSTRKWSIDVGWASTWVKIINEWLAAAIYKV; via the exons ATGGTGGCCGGTAAAAGTTGTCCTTTTAGTTATAGCCATGACATCTTCCTTCTTCATCCCTTCCGAATTCATTCATTTATATG GGTTTTTCTTGCTCTCCAACTTATTAGCGTGATTGAGTTTATAGCGTGGTGGAACAAGTACTGGATGCCGGATGAGAAAACTAAGCAAAG CTGCTCCCTTGGATTATTAATGTCGACAGTGCTCTATGCAGCGTCTGTGTGTGGAGTCGGGATGTTGTACATCCTGTATGTCCCGAGATCCTCCTGCACCCTCAATATATTTTTCATTGTCTGGACAGGAGTTTTGCTTCTTGTAATGATGCTTGTATCGTTAGATTCAAAG GTGAACAGAGGTCTTTTATCTTCTGGTCTCATGGCCTCTTATGTCGTCTTCCTTTCTTGGTCTGCCATCCGAAG TGAGCCAGCTGAGGATAAATGCAGTCCGCAGAAGGAAATGAACGGACATTATGATTGGATTACTATAATT AGTTTCTTCTTTGGACTTTGCGCAATTGTGATGGCTACTTTTTCAACAGGGATCGATTCTGAGTCTTTTCAG TTCCGCAAAGATATAGTACAAGAAGAGGATGATATTCCTTACAACTATGGCTTCTTCCACCTGGTATTTTCGTTGGGTGCTATGTATTTTGCAATGTTATTCATTAATTGGAACCTCAACAGCTCTACCAGAAA GTGGAGTATTGATGTCGGATGGGCAAGTACATGGGTTAAAATCATCAATGAGTGGCTAGCAGCTGCCATATACA AGGTTTGA
- the LOC141642358 gene encoding putative inactive cadmium/zinc-transporting ATPase HMA3 — protein sequence MSSLLSMAPQKATIAETGEVVNVEDVKLNTVVAVKSGDMIPVDGLVMDGTCEVDEKTLTGESYPDPKQKDSIVWAGTVNVNGYISVKTTALAEDSAVVELLWHAAVALISLGVVPILLKAHNLRHWFYLALVVLVSAWACAN from the exons ATGTCATCACTTTTGAGCATGGCACCACAGAAAGCCACTATAGCAGAAACAGGAGAAGTAGTAAACGTAGAAGATGTTAAGTTGAATACCGTTGTAGCCGTCAAATCTGGTGATATGATACCCGTTGATGGGTTGGTTATGGATGGAACCTGTGAAGTAGATGAGAAGACATTAACCGGGGAATCCTATCCTGATCCCAAGCAAAAGGATTCTATTGTTTGGGCTGGAACTGTCAATGTAAATG GTTACATCAGTGTAAAGACGACTGCCCTTGCTGAAGATAGTGCAGTTGTGGAATTGCTATGGCATGCAGCTGTTGCATTGATCTCTCTTGGCGTCGTTCCTATCCTATTAAAAGCTCATAACCTAAGACATTGGTTTTACCTGGCATTGGTGGTTTTAGTTAGCGCATGGGCATGCGCTAACTAA
- the LOC141642359 gene encoding anaphase-promoting complex subunit 6-like yields the protein MYGEAIKQYEKALTLSTKSLSTYSGLAYTYHLQGDCNAAITNYHKALWLKPDDQFCTEMLTLALAEESHRDPDSIPGLLA from the exons ATGTATGGTGAGGCTATCAAACAATATGAAAAAGCACTTACACTTTCAACCAAGAGTCTAAGCACTTATTCAGGCCTTGCATACACTTATCACCTGCAG GGAGATTGCAACGCCGCGATCACAAATTATCACAAG GCATTATGGCTAAAGCCTGATGATCAGTTCTGCACAGAGATGTTAACTCTGGCACTTGCCGAGGAGAGCCATCGTGATCCCGATTCCATACCTGGATTGTTAGCTTAA